From the Pseudomonas sp. VD-NE ins genome, the window TTCGGTTGACCGGATTGCGATCAAGAAGCGCAGCAAGAAGGGTGAATTTGCCGGCGGGCCGACGACGTTCAAGATTGAAGGGATTTTGCAGTTGCTCGATGGGTGTGAGGTGACGCTATTGTCGCCGCAGACGATCAATGCGCAGGCGAAGAAGCATAATTTCGAGCTGCCGGGGACGTTGAACAAGTATCAGCATGAGGCTTACAAGGCTGCGTGTTCGGCGCTGGTGAAGAAGTAACCAACAGCAAGATCAAAAGATCGCAGCCTTCGGCAGCTCCTACATTGGAATGCATTTCCCTGTAGGA encodes:
- a CDS encoding DUF3010 family protein; translation: MNICGIEIKGSEAIIAVAALDGSTLSHIPLATKKIALEDDDEAANVKLFAAQVASFVRENSVDRIAIKKRSKKGEFAGGPTTFKIEGILQLLDGCEVTLLSPQTINAQAKKHNFELPGTLNKYQHEAYKAACSALVKK